The genomic region CCACACAAACGTTCGTCCTCACTCAAAAAATTCTATACCCCTGTCATGAAAATGATGGGGGTTTTTCTTTACTAGAATTATGTATATTTCTGAAGGAAATAGTCAATCATAAGGCTATGTAATAAGTTGTAATGCTGAGAATGCTCCTGCCCCAAAACAGATCAAACTTATAAGTGAGAAAATTAGTGTAATATAGAAAAATAGGTATTCCTTATCACTTTTTGGCTGCTTTTGCTGTGTTAATTTTCTATGTGTCATATAGGCGCAGAATGTTGCTCCAATTGCACATACTATTCCTGCTAAGAATAATGCGAGAGTCAAATAAAGAGTACATTTTTCTGAGGTGTCAAATTTTGGTAAAGCAGACAATATTGCAATTATTGCTGAACCATTTGCTATGTAAATCATACTCAACCCAAGTTTTGCAAATTCTATAAGTCCCGACTTGATATGATCATTAGATATTGTGTGTGATGTATTCTGATCTTCTACCATGGTTGCCTCCTAAAATTTATTTCTTAAATAATGTCTTATGGTAAATTTGCTTTGCATTATTAATGTCCTCTTCACTTAATTGACAGATAAATAAAATAAGTTCTGGTGAATAACACCAACTTGAAATTTTTCTATTTAGTTTCCATGCATATTTATATCTGTGATTTTCAGCGTTACGCAGATTGAAATAACTGCATATAGCCTGATCATTGATCTATTGTATGGATGAGTCTCATTTGGGTTTTTTGGTGGTGGTATAACTATTTTGCTCGTTGAATTATTATCAATCCCAACTATTATGTCAGCTTTATCTATCTTTTTGATGCTGTTTAGTTGCAAATTATATGAAACTAGCAATCTGTTAGTGTCTGATGTGTTTTCCAGAGTTTCCATAATTTCTTGCATAAAATCATTTTTATATTCATGATCTGTTGTATTGCCAGCTAAGAATTGTATTGGATCTGGTGCTAAGATAAAACTTAGGGGGAGTTGGACATGATTGACGAGTTTAGCTATATCACTTTTAAAGAAGTGTAGGCAGATATCTCTGTAGTTTATGATAGCTGCCTGAATGAGAGCATGTATTGCTTGCTGGGTTAAATAGTCTTCATAATAATGGATTGAATTATTTCTATACTCTATTAGTTTTTCTAAATTTTTTTCAAGATCAGATAGCCTTATTTCTTTAGGTAATAGATCTCTAAGTTCTTTAAGTCCATCTAATAAATTTACTGTATTATTCTCAGATTCGTCTTTATAAATATTTAGATTATTCTCGATTAAGGCTGCTAGTATGAGTAGTTGCCATGCATTAATGAATAATATAACACAGACTTCCTCGCGATAATTGAATTGAGGTTTATTATATATTTCTATTCCAGCTAAAATTGCGCTTTTGCTATTTTCTAGCAACTTGTTACGGTCTATGAGTTTTCCCATATTAACTCCTGCATAATTTGGGGTAAATGCCTTTGGACTCACATACAGCTATTTTGTTTTTTGTGTTTTTGATTTTTTTTTGGAATCTTGCTAGATCATTTTTGTCAAAGTAACAGATATATATTTCTTTATCCTTTCCAGACATCAATGCCTCTAATATATGCTCGTCATTCTGGAATGAGCAGCCAAATACGACAATTTTTTCTTCTGCTTCTAGCTTTTTATAACAATGTTTTAGATAGTCATCAGTTAAGATTGCCCATAACTTATATTTAGATCTACTGGCATAGACGAGTAATGGATCGTTCTTACTA from Candidatus Paracaedibacteraceae bacterium harbors:
- a CDS encoding DUF3644 domain-containing protein, whose protein sequence is MGKLIDRNKLLENSKSAILAGIEIYNKPQFNYREEVCVILFINAWQLLILAALIENNLNIYKDESENNTVNLLDGLKELRDLLPKEIRLSDLEKNLEKLIEYRNNSIHYYEDYLTQQAIHALIQAAIINYRDICLHFFKSDIAKLVNHVQLPLSFILAPDPIQFLAGNTTDHEYKNDFMQEIMETLENTSDTNRLLVSYNLQLNSIKKIDKADIIVGIDNNSTSKIVIPPPKNPNETHPYNRSMIRLYAVISICVTLKITDINMHGN